Proteins encoded by one window of Hippoglossus hippoglossus isolate fHipHip1 chromosome 15, fHipHip1.pri, whole genome shotgun sequence:
- the slc25a16 gene encoding graves disease carrier protein: MTSEAAASTPAAISSTPANRDYYWVRSFVAGGVAGCCAKSTIAPLDRVKILLQAQNPHYKHLGVFSTIRAVPKKEGFLGLYKGNGAMMVRIFPYGAIQFMAFDKYKKLLRKQIGISGHIHRLVAGSMAGMTAVIFTYPLDVIRARLAFQVTGDHRYTGIANAFHTIYLKEGGVLGFYRGLTPTLIGMAPYAGFSFFTYGTLKTLGLKHFPERLGRPSSDNPDVLVLKTHVNLLCGGVAGAIAQTISYPLDVARRRMQLGAVLPDSEKCVSLSKTLKYVYNEYGIKKGLYRGLSLNYIRCVPSQAVAFTTYEFMKQTLHLN; this comes from the exons ATGACATCAGAGGCCGCGGCCTCCACACCTGCTGCCATAAGCAGCACACCCGCCAATAGGGACTACTACTGGGTTCGCTCCTTTGTAGCTGGAG GTGTGGCAGGATGCTGTGCCAAAAGCACCATCGCTCCTCTGGACAGAGTCAAAATTCTTCTCCAAGCCCAGAACCCCCATTACAAACATCTAG GAGTGTTTTCCACTATCCGGGCCGTGCCAAAGAAAGAAGGCTTCCTTGGCTTGTACAAGGGTAACGGGGCAATGATGGTCAGGATATTTCCGTATGGAGCCATCCAGTTCATGGCCTTTGACAAATATAAAAAG CTGCTACGTAAACAGATAGGAATCTCTGGACACATCCACCGCCTCGTGGCCGGCTCTATGGCAG GGATGACCGCGGTGATATTCACCTACCCCCTGGATGTGATCCGAGCCCGACTGGCCTTCCAGGTGACAGGAGATCATCGCTACACCGGCATTGCCAACGCCTTCCACACCATCTACCTTAAG GAGGGGGGCGTTTTGGGTTTCTACAGGGGACTTACTCCAACACTTATCGGAATGGCCCCTTATGCAG GGTTCTCGTTCTTCACCTACGGCACCCTGAAGACCCTCGGCTTGAAGCATTTCCCAGAACGGCTGGGACGCCCCTCCTCAGACAACCCCGACGTCCTCGTCCTGAAGACCCACGTCAACCTGCTCTGCGGAGGCGTTGCTGGTGCCATCGCTCAGACAATATC GTACCCGTTGGATGTGGCTAGGAGAAGAATGCAGTTAGGAGCCGTGCTTCCTGACTCTGAGAAATGCGT ATCACTGAGCAAGACCCTGAAGTACGTGTATAATGAGTACGGGATCAAGAAGGGATTGTACCGAGGCCTTTCTCTCAACTACATCCGCTGTGTCCCCTCCCAAGCTGTGGCCTTCACCACCTATGAGTTCATGAAGCAGACCCTCCACCTGAACTAG
- the alox5a gene encoding arachidonate 5-lipoxygenase, translating into MPSYTVTVATGDQWFAGTDDYIYITLVGTEQCSNRTLLDKPLYNDFERGAVDSYEVRVEEDLGELVLVKIEKRKYWVQDDWYCKYITVKTPFGDYLEFPCFRWLVGDKEVVLRDGRAHLPQDDKTSLVKQHRQKELDMRKKTYRWKEWQPGFPMSIDAEKHRDLPRDIQFDSEKGVDFVLNYAKAIENLCVNQFMHMFQSSWTDFDDFEKIFVRIKNTISEYVMQHWKEDFMFGYQFLNGCNPVVIRKCTKLPDKFPVTHEMVSSSLERELTLEEELKAGNVYIADFEMLEGITANCTDPCTLQYLAAPICLLYKNALNKILPIAIQLGQTPGEDTPIFLPTDAKYDWLLAKIWVRSADFQYHQNITHLLRTHLITEVFAIAMFRQLPAVHPVYKLLIPHIRFTIAINTKARDQLINEHGIFDKANATGGGGHVQLIQKATKTLTFRSLCFPDMIKARGMDSKEELPTYFYRDDGYSVWEATKSFLSDVVHIYYISDETVQEDMEIQAFIKDACSFGMQDFDHCEFPKSLKTREELSEYLTVVVFSASSQHAAVNFGQFDWCSWIPNAPSTMRKPPPSKKGVADVNLIIDSLPDRGRSSWHLGAVWALSQYQESELYLGMYPDEHFIEKPVKEAMEKFRTRLAEITSSIKRRNEGKKLPYYNMSPDKIPNSVAV; encoded by the exons ATGCCTTCTTATACAGTGACTGTTGCCACAGGGGACCAGTGGTTTGCAGGGACAGACGACTACATCTACATCACCCTGGTGGGCACGGAGCAATGCAGCAACAGAACGCTGCTGGACAAACCTCTGTACAATGACTTTGAGAGGGGGGCG GTAGACTCCTATGAGGTGAGAGTTGAGGAGGACCTAGGTGAGCTTGTGTTGGtgaagattgagaagaggaagtacTGGGTGCAGGACGACTGGTACTGCAAGTACATCACGGTCAAGACCCCCTTTGGAGACTATTTAGAGTTTCCCTGCTTCCGCTGGCTGGTGGGCGACAAGGAGGTGGTGCTGCGGGACGGACGAG caCATCTGCCTCAGGACGATAAGACCAGCCTGGTCAAACAGCACAGACAAAAAGAGCTGgatatgaggaaaaaaaccTACAG ATGGAAGGAGTGGCAGCCGGGCTTTCCTATGAGCATAGATGCCGAAAAACACCGGGATTTGCCTCGAGACATCCAGTTCGACAGTGAGAAAGGAGTGGACTTTGTGCTGAACTACGCTAAGGC GATAGAGAATCTGTGTGTGAACCAGTTCATGCACATGTTCCAGTCCTCCTGGACCGACTTTGATGACTTTGAGAAGATATTTGTAAGaatcaaaaacacaatctcAG AGTATGTGATGCAACACTGGAAGGAGGACTTCATGTTTGGATACCAGTTTCTGAACGGCTGCAACCCAGTAGTGATCCGGAAATGCACCAAACTTCCCGACAAGTTCCCCGTCACTCACGAGATGGTTTCCTCCAGCCTGGAGAGGGAGCTGACTCTGGAGGAGGAACTAAAG GCAGGTAACGTCTACATAGCGGACTTTGAGATGTTAGAGGGCATCACTGCTAACTGCACAGACCCGTGCACGCTGCAGTACCTGGCAGCTCCCATCTGTCTGCTCTACAAGAATGCTCTGAATAAGATCCTGCCAATAGCCATACAG cTTGGGCAGACTCCAGGTGAAGACACCCCAATCTTCCTGCCCACCGACGCTAAGTATGACTGGCTGCTGGCAAAGATCTGGGTGCGCTCGGCTGATTTCCAGTACCACCAGAACATCACGCACCTGCTCAGGACACATCTCATAACAGAGGTGTTTGCGATTGCCATGTTCAGGCAGCTCCCAGCTGTTCACCCTGTTTATAAG CTTCTTATCCCACACATTCGTTTCACTATCGCCATCAACACCAAGGCCAGAGACCAGCTCATCAATGAGCACGGCATCTTTGACAAG GCCAACGCGACAGGCGGAGGGGGCCATGTGCAGCTGATTCAGAAGGCCACAAAGACTCTGACCTTCAGGTCCCTGTGCTTCCCCGACATGATCAAGGCCCGTGGAATGGACAGCAAGGAGGAGCTGCCCACCTACTTCTACAGGGACGACGGCTACAGCGTGTGGGAGGCCACCAAGAG CTTCCTGTCTGATGTGGTGCATATTTATTACATCAGCGACGAGACAGTGCAGGAAGACATGGAGATCCAGGCCTTCATCAAAGACGCATGCAGCTTCGGGATGCAGGACTTCGATCACTGTG AGTTTCCCAAGTCCCTGAAAACACGTGAGGAGCTGTCAGAGTACCTGACTGTCGTCGTGTTCTCCGCCTCATCGCAGCACGCAGCTGTCAACTTTGGACAA TTCGACTGGTGTTCCTGGATCCCCAACGCTCCTTCTACCATGAGGAAGCCTCCGCCCAGCAAGAAGGGCGTGGCAGATGTGAACCTGATCATCGATAGCCTCCCTGATCGCGGACGCTCCAGCTGGCACCTGGGCGCCGTTTGGGCCCTCAGCCAGTACCAGGAGAGCGAG CTCTACCTGGGCATGTATCCCGACGAGCACTTCATAGAGAAGCCGGTGAAGGAGGCGATGGAGAAGTTCAGGACGCGGCTGGCAGAGATAACCAGCTCCATCAAGAGGAGGAACGAGGGAAAGAAGCTACCGTACTACAACATGTCCCCTGACAAAATCCCCAACAGTGTCGCTGtttga
- the march8 gene encoding E3 ubiquitin-protein ligase MARCH8 isoform X2: protein MNMPLHQISVIPRDVTSSRVSGSGKAKDKDKQNEKPLGHSASRSSNISKAGSPTSVNAPCSFSRTSVSPSSQDICSHDQDCPKQTAVVLLNSNGKACQGSGGISVTTLCADASQACKHAKQRDWFSLLRPSSVNIRPASSLRFSMSLNDVGQRVDSLCRGLHFIDRTCSEGELELKAESAQPASLNRKAHTLNGKLAASPPPPPPNPSAFSTCTHPHLVPSFTNNYKYMQGIPPADCFTSDPAIVAPPPPPLSNAHLHPHHSPSANFLRLLLPFSRSSTSASLQCSELGSYGSHLQITKSSSIMLEGSETGFPPETGFPPEDALGDDSVFEEAWSSPALKGTGRLANPDTVTITGPAALLAPLCYMDMDEDSDLDRCSSPLSDKTGPLSRYSLSGDCCRICHCEGDDESPLITPCHCTGSLRFVHQSCLQQWIKSSDTRCCELCKYEFIMETKLKPLRKWEKLQMTASERRKIMCSVTFHVIAITCVVWSLYVLIDRTAEEIRQAGRIPGILEWPFWTKLVVVAIGFTGGLVFMYVQCKVYIHLWKRLKAYNRVIYVQNRPETCKKVALEKPPLMEPSLENKEALVPTQSDTNSSQYTETEDYSMEVLHV from the exons aATGAAAAGCCTCTGGGTCATTCTGCGAGCAGGTCCAGCAATATATCCAAG GCGGGTAGCCCGACTTCTGTCAATGCTCCGTGCAGTTTCTCCAGGACGTCGGTTTCCCCCTCCAGCCAGGACATCTGCAG TCATGATCAGGACTGTCCGAAGCAGACCGCTGTGGTTCTGTTGAATTCTAATGGTAAAGCTTGTCAAGGCTCTGGAGGTATTTCAGTGACCACCCTCTGTGCAGACGCCAGTCAGGCCTGCAAACATGCTAAACAACGCGACTGGTTCTCTCTGCTCCGCCCCTCCTCCGTCAACATCCGACCCGCCAGCTCGCTCAGGTTCTCCATGTCTCTGAACGACGTGGGCCAACGCGTGGACAGTCTCTGCCGCGGCCTGCACTTCATCGATCGCACCTGCTCGGAgggagagctggagctgaaggCTGAGTCCGCCCAGCCGGCCAGCTTGAATCGAAAGGCGCACACGCTCAACGGCAAGCTGGCTGcatcacccccacccccacccccgaATCCTTCGGCCTTCTCCACATGCACCCACCCCCACCTGGTCCCTTCCTTCACCAACAACTACAAGTACATGCAGGGAATCCCTCCCGCCGATTGTTTTACATCTGACCCTGCCATCgttgcacctcctcctcctcctctttccaacGCCCACCTCCACCCGCATCACTCCCCGAGCGCCAacttcctccgtctcctcctccccttttcTCGATCCTCTACCTCGGCCAGCCTGCAGTGCTCCGAGCTAGGCAGCTATGGCTCTCACCTCCAGATCACCAAGTCCTCCAGCATCATGCTGGAAGGCAGCGAGACAGGGTTTCCCCCCGAGACAGGGTTTCCCCCCGAGGATGCACTGGGAGATGACAGCGTGTTTGAGGAGGCCTGGTCCAGTCCTGCTCTAAAGGGAACAGGCCGGCTGGCAAACCCAGATACAGTCACAATCACTGGCCCAGCCGCACTTCTCGCCCCGCTGTGCTATATGGATATGGATGAGGACAGTGACTTGGACCGCTGCTCGTCCCCTTTGTCGGACAAAACTGGGCCACTGTCACGCTATTCGCTATCTGGGGACTGCTGCAG GATTTGTCACTGTGAAGGGGATGACGAGAGCCCCTTGATCACACCATGCCACTGCACAGGGAGCCTGCGCTTCGTCCACCAGTCCTGTCTACAGCAGTGGATCAAGAGCTCTGACACTCGCTGCTGTGAGCTCTGTAAATATGAGTTCATCATGGAGACCAAGCTCAAGCCACTGCGCAAG TGGGAGAAGCTACAGATGACGGCgagcgagaggaggaagatCATGTGCTCTGTCACCTTCCACGTCATCGCCATCACCTGCGTGGTGTGGTCACTCTACGTCCTCATCGACAGGACAGCAGAGGAGATCAGACAAG CCGGAAGAATCCCAG gGATCCTGGAATGGCCTTTCTGGACCAAGCTGGTGGTCGTGGCCATCGGCTTCACGGGTGGACTGGTGTTCATGTACGTCCAGTGCAAAGTCTACATACATCTATGGAAGAGACTCAAGGCCTACAACCGGGTCATATACGTGCAGAACCGGCCGGAAACGTGTAAAAAGGTGGCGCTGGAGAAGCCGCCGCTCATGGAGCCGAGTCTGGAGAACAAGGAGGCGCTGGTCCCAACCCAGTCGGACACAAACTCCTCCCAgtacacagagacagaggactACAGTATGGAGGTGCTCCATGTCTGA